One genomic region from Henningerozyma blattae CBS 6284 chromosome 2, complete genome encodes:
- the LUC7 gene encoding Luc7p (similar to Saccharomyces cerevisiae LUC7 (YDL087C); ancestral locus Anc_2.370), with amino-acid sequence MGIAANEQRKLIDQLMGKEIQTHNGNHRSYPSSNKNYMKTTYTSSTPTTTEALTESLYNPRICKAYLVGECPYDLFQGTKVSMGTCPQIHSTNYKLRYENLKSKHGIKFVEFEKEYYQILLSLINECNSNIEVALKNLQYTSNEDYMKINEITKQLNEVDTNISLMNNEIDALISKNEISMAMLQSIKLNDLQLQRKDVAVKVKNLTENINQSAQQKLQVCEICGAYLSRLDTDRRLADHFLGKIHLGYVKMRKNLEIVRSRNLFEHK; translated from the coding sequence ATGGGGATCGCAGCCAATGAACAAAGAAAACTTATTGACCAATTGATGGGCAAAGAAATCCAGACTCATAATGGCAATCATCGTTCATATCCCAgtagtaataaaaattacatGAAAACGACTTACACTTCTAGTACACCTACAACTACCGAGGCACTTACAGAAAGTTTGTATAATCCAAGAATATGTAAAGCTTATTTAGTTGGAGAATGCCCATATGATTTGTTTCAAGGTACGAAAGTCTCAATGGGTACATGTCCACAGATTCATTCGacaaattataaattaagatacgaaaatttaaaatctaaGCATGGAATTAAGTTTGTTGAGTTTGAAAAAGagtattatcaaatattattgagCCTAATTAATGAATGTAATTCAAACATTGAGGTTGCtctaaaaaatttacaatataCCTCAAATGAAGACTACATGAAGATTAACGAAATTACAAAACAATTGAATGAAGTAGATACTAATATCAGTTTAATGAACAATGAAATTGATGCCTTAATAtctaaaaatgaaatttcaatggCCATGCTCCAATCAATTAAGCTTAACGACCTCCAATTACAAAGAAAAGATGTGGCAGTGAAAGTAAAAAACTTaacagaaaatattaaccAATCGGCTCAACAAAAACTACAAGTGTGTGAGATTTGTGGTGCTTATTTATCAAGATTAGATACTGATAGAAGACTTGCTGACCACTTCTTAGGCAAAATTCATTTAGGTTATGTTAAGATGAggaaaaatttggaaatagTACGCAGCAGGAATTTATTTGAGCACAAATaa
- the TBLA0B05680 gene encoding Nup35/Nup53 family RNA-binding protein (similar to Saccharomyces cerevisiae ASM4 (YDL088C) and NUP53 (YMR153W); ancestral locus Anc_2.369), with translation MFSATGSAPSASQTAFGASQSNSRFNNVSVNLHQRPQTSGNGISNNNSMNLGINNPMMVGGSTFGSSNNNNSLSTSTGLFGNQQQQFAQSHPQQLQLSASSGTTVGATTSLPLTGSLMTGLTTPANMSTIGPIGGSNPAFGNNNINEIQQIQNQKVMWYNNPKKRSIPEVIVRRSALRQQQQDQQNQLQNQQLNMDGVSETNDITMGSTTSSEISRSSGKLLRSDFNNVSFGSSKNNNENLFKSNDLHKQSPNKKPFAFDNNEAPPSVSLHDWEREDEFGSIGTTSFPTTANKQFNSNMANRPNTSLGNFTFPFSTKNDSTNPMTTLNINSTLGSSIFDKNDSIEIKNSLGENDNNNSNNNESQHLRTKIAGINNSKSLPFSSKDSNSVLSTSSTPAINSNKYGAMNPQSETAVIIFGYPESVSNSIISYFAKFGNILEDFQVLRGPSGLNSNSTTLRLRNNIKTNNMQNDVEVTKKYPIFTGDGWVKLTYDLPSAAIRALQENGTVLSGSLIGCIPYSKAAVEQLASCKIDKIDDIGTPNFSIKNSSTSTNSIINNGVSDPFVNKGNFIVPSTQTIDSNSNHKSDINNDKDISNNISLNNSNLSSFPTHKLDIKDGKSLFIHNRNNEHRGFLQALENKMRSQPNSNSRLYNQHQFNTNSALANNVNSINNGAADVQNNDGMLNKVNNWLFGWNDL, from the coding sequence atgttttCAGCAACAGGCAGTGCTCCATCTGCATCTCAGACAGCATTTGGTGCTTCTCAGAGTAACTCTCGCTTTAATAATGTTTCTGTAAATCTCCATCAAAGACCCCAAACATCAGGTAATGGtattagtaataataattctatgaACCTTGGAATTAACAATCCTATGATGGTTGGTGGATCTACTTTTGGTAGTagcaataacaataattccCTGTCAACTTCAACAGGGTTATTTGGcaatcaacaacaacagtTTGCTCAGTCACACCCTCAACAACTACAACTTAGCGCTTCTAGCGGGACTACTGTTGGTGCTACTACTTCTTTACCTTTGACAGGGTCTCTTATGACTGGACTTACGACACCAGCAAATATGAGCACCATTGGCCCCATCGGTGGATCTAACCCAGCAtttggaaataataatatcaatgaaatacaacaaatacaaaatcAGAAAGTAATGTGGTATAACAATCCCAAGAAAAGATCAATTCCAGAGGTTATTGTTAGAAGATCAGCTCTAAGGCAACAACAGCAGGATCAACAAAATCAGTTGCAAAACCAGCAATTAAATATGGATGGGGTTTCTGAAACCAACGACATTACGATGGGTTCTACGACATCCTCCGAAATCAGTAGATCTTCCGGCAAATTATTAAGATCAGACTTTAACAACGTTTCATTTGGTTCTTccaagaataataatgagaatttatttaaatctaatGATCTACACAAACAGTCACCAAATAAGAAACCTTTTGCATTCGATAATAATGAAGCACCACCAAGTGTTTCCTTACATGATTGGGAGAGAGAAGATGAATTTGGCTCTATTGGCACCACCTCATTCCCAACTACTGCTAATAAGCAATTTAATTCCAATATGGCAAATAGACCAAATACATCACTTGGAAATTTTACCTTCCCATTCAGCACTAAGAACGACTCAACTAATCCAATGACtactttaaatataaattcaaCATTAGGCTCCAgtatttttgataaaaatgattcaattgaaataaaaaattctttaggagagaatgataataataattctaataacaACGAGTCTCAACATTTAAGAACTAAAATAGCAGGTATTAACAACTCTAAATCGTTaccattttcttcaaaggACTCTAATTCGGTTCTAAGTACAAGTTCTACTCCAGCaataaattctaataaatatgGTGCTATGAATCCTCAATCTGAAACAGCTGTTATCATATTTGGTTATCCTGAATCCGtttctaattcaattatttcatattttgcTAAGTTTGGAAATATTCTAGAAGATTTTCAAGTGTTGAGAGGACCATCAGGgttaaattcaaattcaaccACTCTCAGATTACGAAACAATATTAAAACTAACAACATGCAAAATGATGTCGAAGTAACCAAGAAATACCCAATTTTTACTGGAGATGGATGGGTCAAACTAACTTATGATCTACCATCTGCTGCAATCCGTGCATTGCAAGAAAACGGTACTGTGCTCAGTGGATCATTAATTGGGTGTATACCATATTCAAAAGCGGCTGTTGAACAATTGGCATCTTGCAAAATTGATAAGATTGATGATATCGGAACACCCAATTTCAGCATTAAAAATTCCTCTACTTCGACCAATTCGatcattaataatggtGTAAGTGATCCATTTGTCAATAAAGGTAATTTTATAGTTCCTTCGACTCAAAcaattgattcaaataGCAATCATAAATCGGATATTAACAACGATAAggatatttctaataatatttcattgaATAATTCTAACCTGTCCTCATTCCCAACTCATAAATTAGATATTAAAGACGGTAAATCATTATTCATACATAATAGAAACAATGAGCATCGTGGGTTTCTACAAGCactagaaaataaaatgcgCTCACAAccaaattctaattcaagACTATATAACCAACACCAATTCAACACCAATTCGGCACTTGCGAATAACGTGAActctattaataatggaGCTGCAGAtgttcaaaataatgatggtATGCTAAATAAAGTTAATAATTGGCTATTTGGTTGGAACgatttgtaa